TGCGTACATCGCGGCCCACCACAACCGTGCCGGTCTTTTCATCCACCACCACGCGCGCGCGCGAGTCGGGGGTGATCTGCACGTTTTCTATGGACGCCATGAGCGGCACCAGATTGTTCTGGTACTCGGGCGGAACGCGCAACCGGATGGTGGAGGCGTCTGTGGCGTAGGCAAAGTCGCCGCCGATGGTTTCGTTCAGGCGGTTTACCACCTGCTGGGTGGTGGAAAAGTCTGCATTGTTCATGTGCAGGGACAGGGCGTCCTGACTGTTGAACTGGAACGGGATGCCGCGTTCCACGGAAACGCCGTTGGGAATGCGGCCCACGGTGGTGATGTTTTTCTGTGCGCGGGCGGCCTCGCCTTCTGCGGAAAAACCGCCGAGGGCCAGCGGGCCTTGCGCCAGTCCGTAGACCTTGCCGTCTATGCCCTTGAGGGGGGTGAGCAAAAGCACACCGCCCAGCAGGCTGGAGGCGTCGCCGATGCTGGAGATAGTGGCGTCGAGCCGTGATCCCGGCTGCGCGGAGGAAGGCATTTTGGCTGTGACCATGACCGCGGCCACGTTCTTGGGCCGCAGGGCGTCACGGTCCACGCTTACGCCCATCTTGTCCAGCATGTTGGCCATGGAACTGATGGTGAAGGTGGAGGTTCTGCCGTCTCCCGTGCCGCTAAGGCCCACCACAAGCCCGTATCCCACGAGCTGGTTGTCCCGCATGCCGCCGAAGCTGGCGATATCCTTGATGCGTACCGCGCCTGCCCGGGGAGGCAGGGCCAGCAGGCATGTCAGAACAAGGGCCAGCAGCGGGAGAAGGAGCAGGGCAACCTGGCGGATACGGGGAGCCTGCACCGGCATGGCGGCTGTATGGCCGGAGCGTGCGGTGCGGGCAGAGTGGTGATGGGGGCGGATATTCATATTGTTCTCCACGGCGCTAGAAGGGCCAGATGTTGTCCATGAGCCGCACAAACCAGCCGGGCTTCTGCTTGTCGCCTATGACGCCTTCGCCGTAGTAGGCAATGCGGGAATTGGCCAGTTGGGTGGACTTGACGGAGTTGTCCGCTCCTACGTCGGAGGTGCGCACCAGACCGCTGATGACCATGTATTGCGTTTCATCGTTCACACGGGTTTCGCGTGCGCCTTCCACCTGCAGCAGACCGCCCGGCAGCACCTTGATGACGCGGCAGGCAATGGTGGCGGTGAGAGTGTTCTCGCGTTTGGTCTCTCCCTTGCCGTCAAACGATGAGGTGGAACCTGCCTTGAGCAGGGGGGTGGTTCCCAGCGAGCCTGCCACCGCCATGGGGCCAAGCCCCACGCGGTTGTGCCCGAAGAAATTTTCTACGCCGAGCTCAATGGACGATTCCTTTTCCGTGGATGTTTCCGCCTTGTTCTTGGCGGTGGTGGTTTCCACAATTTTCACGAGCACGATATCGCCCAAACGGCGTGCGCGGTTGTCGGAAAAGAGAAAATCCGCCTCTGCATCGTCGAACAGTGAACCGGGATTGGCCGCGCGCTCCTCAGGAGTCATGGCGGCGGGTTCCGGCAGCATGGGAGGCATGGGCGAAGGGGTTTCTTTGGCCGCCTGACAACCGCTGATGACCAGCACCGCCAAAATGCCGACGAGAATGCGTACCATGTTCATAATCCACCTCTCTGACCGGAAGCCCCGGCCTGTGCGGTTCTTTGGGAGAACCGCCCGTTATCTGCTGATGACCACCGTGTTTTCGTCGCGCACGGTAGCGTATATCTGCTTTTGGGTTTGCAAATTGCGGACCGGAATCATCTCACCCGGCTTGCCGTCGCTCATGGCTTCTGCCGGGACGGTGAGGCGCAGGCTCTTGCCCTGATAGATAAGGCTCACGCGGTTGCCTTTCTGGAGCAGGGGCAGAGATTCAAGGTCGGTGAAATAGATCACGCTGCCCGTGCCGACGGAGCGCAGCACCCGCCACGGACCGCCTTTGCCGTCCCACACATCGCCCCGCACAAAGGCCAGATTTTTGCGGGCAAAGGTGACGGATTCCGGCGTAAGGGTATCCAGCCTGTTCAGCGGAATGGCGGCGCAGGGAACAGTGACCCACTGGTCCAGCACGGCTCCGCCGGTGATGCGGCGGACAACCTCGCCGCGCTGTGTTACTTCGCGCAGCCGGATGGGAAGCTGCCCCGGCGAGAGAGAGGTGGGTGGTTCCACCTCCAGCCTGTTCAGGCGGTCCCGCAGGAAGATGAAGGAGGGCAGCTGGATGTCGCGGATGCCTGCCTCGCCCTGCATGGTG
This region of Desulfovibrio psychrotolerans genomic DNA includes:
- a CDS encoding flagellar basal body P-ring protein FlgI, producing the protein MPVQAPRIRQVALLLLPLLALVLTCLLALPPRAGAVRIKDIASFGGMRDNQLVGYGLVVGLSGTGDGRTSTFTISSMANMLDKMGVSVDRDALRPKNVAAVMVTAKMPSSAQPGSRLDATISSIGDASSLLGGVLLLTPLKGIDGKVYGLAQGPLALGGFSAEGEAARAQKNITTVGRIPNGVSVERGIPFQFNSQDALSLHMNNADFSTTQQVVNRLNETIGGDFAYATDASTIRLRVPPEYQNNLVPLMASIENVQITPDSRARVVVDEKTGTVVVGRDVRISQVAIAHGALQIVVQEGMQVSQPGAFSPGQTVAAPATDIAAQEENRRLVLVEGATLQELTDGLNSIGATPRDLISILRALKAAGSLHAELEVI
- a CDS encoding flagellar basal body L-ring protein FlgH, which codes for MVRILVGILAVLVISGCQAAKETPSPMPPMLPEPAAMTPEERAANPGSLFDDAEADFLFSDNRARRLGDIVLVKIVETTTAKNKAETSTEKESSIELGVENFFGHNRVGLGPMAVAGSLGTTPLLKAGSTSSFDGKGETKRENTLTATIACRVIKVLPGGLLQVEGARETRVNDETQYMVISGLVRTSDVGADNSVKSTQLANSRIAYYGEGVIGDKQKPGWFVRLMDNIWPF
- the flgA gene encoding flagellar basal body P-ring formation chaperone FlgA; protein product: MRQHRHTTLRRIRRTLLALTLVLSVAAAAYAKADADWRIHIRDAAVVMGERVRLGEIADPSGTINPANWQRFADMELWPSPPRPGQPMSISRTRLHEELTKYLGENAQLAVLPSSIAIQKGGSVLRQDELHTLVVSSLTRHTATMQGEAGIRDIQLPSFIFLRDRLNRLEVEPPTSLSPGQLPIRLREVTQRGEVVRRITGGAVLDQWVTVPCAAIPLNRLDTLTPESVTFARKNLAFVRGDVWDGKGGPWRVLRSVGTGSVIYFTDLESLPLLQKGNRVSLIYQGKSLRLTVPAEAMSDGKPGEMIPVRNLQTQKQIYATVRDENTVVISR